The Musa acuminata AAA Group cultivar baxijiao chromosome BXJ3-6, Cavendish_Baxijiao_AAA, whole genome shotgun sequence region GTCGAGTTATCCTTTCCTTGAAATGTATTCATAATTGTACAAGAAATTTTATATTGTTGAGTAGCTATGAAGTGGAAACATAACCTGGCAAGTGCATTTGAGATTACCAGATGGAAACAAAATAATTTCATGCCATTTACAATTATAGTAGTTAAGTACAGAGGAATGTAGAATCCAAGTCAAaattggtttctatgtaccttttCCTGTCCTTTTGGTATTGCAACTAGCAAGTGGCATATCGATGCGCGTATGCGAGAAACCAAAAGCTTGCACCTCAATTTTCTGACTTTGGAGATTCATATTTTGCCAGCACCTATAGAAGGATACAAGAACGGACTGGTTAGCCAATTACAACATCTCATAGCCATAATTGGTTCCAGAAAGGAAGGAATACCTCAGCAAACAGAATCTGGCGACGTAGTGGTTCTGAAGGTTCAACACTTGTTTCCTGTTTAATATCAGCGGAAGATGCCTGCAAGGTTTGTTTTCTAGGCAGAGGTTGAACACCTAGCAATGACCGGGGAGCTGGATTTTTAGACCTCACAGAAGGCAAAGTGCGAGAGAGCCAGGACTCAGATGGTGACTTGGGCAATGGTGGAGGCAGAAGTGACCGCAAAGGATTGAGGTCGTCGTCGCTCAGATGCAGTGGATCTCTATCATTATCAACATGCTTATGGTTATCATCACCATTCATATCCATATGATTTGGTTTCTCTGAAGAGAAAGGTAGAACAGGCTCAGCAGCCTTGGAGACTTCACAAGCTTCAGCAACGAAACTCTCTTCCATCCTCCTACTTCCTGTACCAACCTCACCAGAGCTCAGCATACTCCTTGTATCTTTGACAGTGTTGAAAGAACTCGACTTCGAATCCGAAGATCCTGGCCTATTCGCTAAATCAATATAAAGTGTCTTCTCCAGAGCAGGGCTCATGGAGCCCAAACCAATTCGGCTGCTGCTATGATTTGTTTCCCAACGGTTGATGTCTTTATCACCCGCATCAGAATCATCAGTCTTGCTACTCTTGCTTCTTGGATTTCCAAGAAAATCATTCCCTTCATTCTGATAAGGAGATGACCCTCCAGTCACTGAACCATCAGCTGTCTGGGAATCAGATTCACTCCTCAATTTACTCACCTCTGCCACTTGAGGTCGATAATTCTGCCCTAATTTGTGCCTATAAACAGTTTCCCACGAATTCTAAACAAGAAGGTTGCAAAATCACAGTGATCAATAACAGGCCAAAGCAAAAGCAAATATTCAGATAAACCAGCATCTACACTACTAATTACCTCATCTTCAACTGGACCAAGAGATAAGCGATGCAAGTTCCATATCTGAGGGTCTCTAGTTGTTCCCCTTGGTGGTGGAGGCAGGCGTCCGCGATCCTTCATTCCTGGGACGGGATTTAGCAGACAAAAGGATTTCTTTAGACAAAACCTGGAAAGCAATCCACAAGCTTTCGATGGCATATGGCCAGCATCATCATCAGAGTCCTCGTCATCCTCATCGTCATCATTGCTATCCCCTTCCTCAAGCTCCTTGGCATACTGCGGAAAGTAATCAGGCTTGTTATGATAAGGCATAGGAGCCGGTGGCCTCCTATTGCGATCATTGATTGCAACCCTTTCGACGGGTTTGGTGGCTTCACGTGGAGGCCCAGCGGCTTTCCTGAAGGTGTATTGCGTCGACTCGCAAACCATCGCCTGGGCAGCGGGCAAGAACCTCTCCATCATGAAGTTCCGGACCTGGGGATCCTTTGGAACGCTTCCAGAGAGCTTGGCCGCATCTGGCATTCCACTGACGCCACTGACGCTGCAATTCATTAACAAGGACTCCGCCCGTGATAGCGTATCGAGCGCATCGGAGAAGGCATCGTCGtcgtcatctcctcctcctccttcttcttctaggTTGTTTGCCGCTGGAACCGACTCCTGTATCAGCTTATTTTGTACCTTCCGAACCTCTACATTCTTAGGAGCGTCTACAGGCGACTCGGGGGATATGGCAGTGCCACCATCGCAGGCAAAGGCCACAGCTTTACGAGTCCGGACGCTATTGCCAAGCTTCGCAGCCGGCGCCGCAGCGGCTCGCGATAAATCCGGCTCCTTTTGTTTCAGAATCTTACCAGGAGGCGGCTTCGGCGACGGCAGTGGCTTCCCATCGGAGGTGGGAACGGACCCCTCCTTGGGCTGGCCAGGAGTCTGCTCCCAAACGAAGGGGACGACGCCGGGGACGCGAACCGGACCCGACTTCAAGTCCGACTTGTAGAAAGGCAGAGACGACCTCCTCGGTGGTGGAGGCCGTCGATCGCCCTCCTCCTCTTTGGACACGGACGGAGCCGGAGAAGCCGCCCCGGCGGAGAATCTCCGGACGGAAAGGAGGGGTGCATCCAAGTCGATCCTCTTGTCCTCCATCAGATTCTTCAGAATCTCTGCGCATCGATCAGTATCCAAACCCTAATCCTTCATTCGATCAAATCCTGGCAAAACTAGCACCAGATTACTCCTCAGATGGAAGGATGGAGAGCAATATAAAAGATTCTTTCTAATCTCAACTACACATTAAAAGGAACAAACATCGGGCTGGAAGCGACGCAGGATAGTCTCCTTTTGGTCACCTCTTATATTGATGTGAGTCAGTCGCCGGGACAGAACAATAGTCGCGGGTGGAAAGGGTGCAAGGATTATACTGTTACTGTGTTCGTGGAACTGTTCGTAAAGGCGTAATGATCGTGTCGAAGACAGACGACCTTCACAGTGTTTCGTCGTTCCAACGGCCACGTCCCAGACCACTGGGGGCCACCAGATCCTGCGAAGAGACAGCACGTGAACTTAGAAATCACCTGGAAGCGCGTCAACGGTAGGAGGAAACTTTGACTTCGGCATCCATTTGAAGTCATGGCGCAGTTATTCCCGTCGGTCGTGAGCACGAGGTTACCGTTGACCGTCGACGATTACTCATTCATCTGATCTCCATGTTTGCAGCCCAAATCGAACATTCCGGGCTGGTCCAGATTCTATTGGATTAGCCCGTACACATCTCAAAGCACGCACATATCTCAAAGCACGATCACCGGATGCTGTTCCGCCAAATCACACAGGAGTAAGGATGCGAAATGGATCCTTACCCGCGTAGTACGTGCTGCTCTGTCACAGTCTTGATCGCTGGAGGTAGATGACAAAGAAGAAATATTGCGATGGGTTGCTTGCGAGAGATATGTCCATATCTAAAACAGATATGAAGCTGCAAGTTCATCCATAAATGCAATGTAATCATGGAGATGCCGGAACATTATGAGCTATAAAACACGGCAACAACTTTTCTCGGATTCTTGTGGACATATCGGTAGATGCTTGTCTTACACCGTCAATGGTGACCCCGAGTTCTGCAAGCAAGATCACGGTTTGCCTGCAGTGCTGACTTGCAGCAGCTCAGGGAGGACAAGAACAGGAAGCTGCTGCTCCCCACCAGCCTTTGTTTCTGTGCGATCAGTGGCGTCTATCAATCAATTTTGAGGCTATCAACAATCATGGAGAAGAAGAACAATTGAAGTCCCCACAGGCAAAGGTGAAAAAGGGAAGAAATGAACCTGAGTTGCCACCAGTACCATCTTTTCAAAGAGCATCACATCCGAAACATCAAAAAGCATGGACAAATATTATCTGGGGATTTAGTGTCGTGTTTGAAAGACGAAGCTTGCATGCAAGGAATCGAGGAAGAGTGCTGCAGTGAAAGCAACTTAGAGGATTAATATCAAGAAAAGAAACATATTTCAATGAAAACGAGGAGGATTCAAATACGAGAGTCGAGCATTTCGAGTCTGAGACATCTGTTCCTTCAATTCCTCCATACTTTATGGTCACAGAGTTAGGCTCGATTATATTGAGACAGCAATAAATAAATGATGATGACAGGCTGTGCTTCGAAGCATGCCAAGCAAATCTGTCCAAGACTCTTCGCTTCAGCCActgggagatgcatcaaaaatctATGAGGATAATGCAACATATACATAGATGAGTAATTAATTATACGGTAAATATAGATCGAAGATGATGCATGAATAGAACGCCAATTGTTTGGAAGAACTAATGATATTAATTCTCCATTATTGCCATCGATTTAACTGGTGTTGACAAACAAGCAATGGACATGCGTCTAGTAGAACGCGTATAATATATATCGGAAGAGGGAGACGATGGGATTTCTATATAGAATCTTCTTGGTGGATCAGAAGCATTAGCATGGAAGCAATAAAAAACCATCTAAAGTAGTACTACTTGTGCACTACTGTTCGTCCATCATGTACTATCGGCTTTCGATTCATGGAGTCCATTAAAAAGGACTCAGAGATTTCAGTGCTCCAATAGCTGTTCCTTTGCTTCATCATGGAATTTAGAATCTTCTTCATCATGATGGATGTTGCCGAGAGAGTTGGCAAACTCCTCATGATTCACAAACCATCACCTCCACCCATCACTTGCCGCGTTTGTTAATTGGTTCAGATGCATCGGTTTCGCCACATCCATGTGAGCGACACCACAAGCGCGGCTTGTCGTGACGACTGAGTCGGCCGAGCGTAGCTCCATCCGTCG contains the following coding sequences:
- the LOC103989171 gene encoding uncharacterized protein LOC103989171, which encodes MEDKRIDLDAPLLSVRRFSAGAASPAPSVSKEEEGDRRPPPPRRSSLPFYKSDLKSGPVRVPGVVPFVWEQTPGQPKEGSVPTSDGKPLPSPKPPPGKILKQKEPDLSRAAAAPAAKLGNSVRTRKAVAFACDGGTAISPESPVDAPKNVEVRKVQNKLIQESVPAANNLEEEGGGGDDDDDAFSDALDTLSRAESLLMNCSVSGVSGMPDAAKLSGSVPKDPQVRNFMMERFLPAAQAMVCESTQYTFRKAAGPPREATKPVERVAINDRNRRPPAPMPYHNKPDYFPQYAKELEEGDSNDDDEDDEDSDDDAGHMPSKACGLLSRFCLKKSFCLLNPVPGMKDRGRLPPPPRGTTRDPQIWNLHRLSLGPVEDENSWETVYRHKLGQNYRPQVAEVSKLRSESDSQTADGSVTGGSSPYQNEGNDFLGNPRSKSSKTDDSDAGDKDINRWETNHSSSRIGLGSMSPALEKTLYIDLANRPGSSDSKSSSFNTVKDTRSMLSSGEVGTGSRRMEESFVAEACEVSKAAEPVLPFSSEKPNHMDMNGDDNHKHVDNDRDPLHLSDDDLNPLRSLLPPPLPKSPSESWLSRTLPSVRSKNPAPRSLLGVQPLPRKQTLQASSADIKQETSVEPSEPLRRQILFAEVLAKYESPKSEN